A genome region from Euphorbia lathyris chromosome 4, ddEupLath1.1, whole genome shotgun sequence includes the following:
- the LOC136226455 gene encoding uncharacterized protein, producing the protein MSRGRSGRRSSLSSVHNFASSDGNTFEVNYFIHSDKIIGIIKPYIETYYDVISDGNCGFRVVSTYIFGTEDSWQLVRHNLRNEIIANRFRYENVLLDGVDTTINRISWDGGGCSQEHWMLVYGDLFPIATLYTAAVMFFGFMGGITSQFCGTVLPLYAASTAIRPEREICVAHLGNHCRHYIRLNLSPNFPVPLILTWWSQHHDRSVEAWDRFYTDRRAQWTRLVNLRGN; encoded by the exons ATGAGCCGTGGTAGAAGTGGTAGGAGAAGCTCTTTATCATCTGTCCATAATTTTGCATCCTCAG ATGGAAATACGTTTGAAGTTAATTATTTCATACATTCTGACAAAATAATCGGGATCATTAAGCCCTACATCGAAACATATTATGACGTAATCAgtgatggaaattgtggctTCCGTGTTGTTTCTACCTACATTTTTGGCACCGAAGATTCGTGGCAATTAGTTAGGCATAATCTTAGAAATGAAATAATTGCTAACCGTTTTCGGTATGAAAATGTGTTACTTGACGGTGTTGATACAACAATTAATAGGATAAGTTGGGACGGTGGAGGTTGTTCCCAGGAGCATTGGATGCTCGTTTATGGTGACTTGTTTCCGATTGCTACATTGTATACTGCTGCTGTCATGTTTTTCGGTTTCATGGGTGGAATTACATCACAGTTTTGTGGTACTGTGTTACCATTGTATGCCGCATCCACTGCTATAAGACCAGAACGAGAGATATGCGTAGCTCATTTGGGTAATCACTGTCGCCACTATATCcgtttaaatttatctcctaattttcCAGTCCCTCTTATACTGACATGGTGGTCTCAACACCATGATCGTAGTGTTGAAGCGTGGGATCGCTTTTATACTGATAGGAGAGCACAATGGACAAGATTGGTTAACCTTAGAGGCAATTAG